The sequence TGCCGCCACGGAGCCTACAGGGACGTACTTGCGGCGTGTCCCGCGAGCGGTAAGGGCGCCGCACTCTCGACGCACCAGGCGTTTGACTGCATCCGAAAGGATGACGACATCCTGCGCAGCGCTGTTCAATGTGGCAGGAAAATCCAGTGGATGCTTCAGTCACTTAGCGACAGGGCCGCGCCCTGGCTGCAGGGCCCTTGCCCGCCCACCATCGCGGGACGCGCCGTGAATCCATCCATGGAGGCTCTTATGCGGCATCCATGCCGCATAAGGTCCCGCGACGGTGGGCGGGCAAGGACCGGTCGAGAGGGTCGGCGTGCATGTTTTTCAACAAAGCAGCCAGCCAACTCTCCGGAGTGGTGCCCTTACCGCTTGCGGGACCCTGTGGCGGCATGGATGCCGCCACGGAGCCTACAGGGACGTACTTGCGGCGTGTCCCGCGAGCGGCAAGGGCGCCGCACTCTCGACGAACTTCAGGTGGCCCGGATGTCCCAACGAAGCCATCCAACACCAGATGTACTTAATGTCTCCTACGCGCTGAAGGCGTCGGGCCAAACAACCAACAAACCGTTCCGTCAGCTGCTTTCAGCCAAAAGACTTCAGCCCAACGAACGCGCGGTATTGATCACGTTGATGCCATCGAAGCGCGCAGTGGACGAGCCATGCGACACTGCCGAGACCTGGCTGGGTTGACCCTTGCCATCGAAGAACGAGCCGCCCAGACGGAAATCGCGCGCGTCGCAGACCGCGCTGCAGGCGTTCCAGAATTCCGGCGTGCGGATCTGATAGGCGCCGTCTTCGACCAGGCGCGTGACCTGGCCGTTTTCGATCTCGTAGAACAGCTGCCCGCCGAACTGCGCGTTGTAACGCTGCTGATCGATTGAATACGAACCGCGGCCGTGGATGTACAACCCGCGCTCGACGTTCTTGACCATGTCCGCCACCGCCAGTGGCGTCTTGCCTGCAGCCAGCGACACATTGGGCATGCGCTGGAACTGCACGTTGGACCACGAGTCGGCGTAGCTGCAGCCGTCGGAAGCGGTCTTGCCGAGCAGATGCGCCTGATCGCGCGTGCATTGGTAATCGACCAGGATGCCGTCCTTCACCAGGTCCCATTGCTTGGTCTTGACGCCCTCATCGTCGTAGCCCACCGCACCCAGGCTGCCCGGCTGCGTCTTGTCGGCGACAAAGGTTACCGCGTCGCTGCCCCAGCGGAACTTCGCATCGCGCTTGTCCAGCGTGGCGAAACTGGTGCCGGCGTAATTGGCCTCGTAGCCAAGCACACGATCGAGCTCGAGCGGATGGCCCACCGACTCGTGGATGGTAAGAAACAGATTGCTCGGGTCGATCACCAGATCGTACTTGCCGGCCTTCACCGACGGCGCGGTGAGCTTGGCGCGCGCCTGCTTTGCGGCGGCAATGGCATCTTCGCGCGCGTCGTAGCTTTTCCCATAACCGACAAGCCCGCCGGGCAGTGCGTGCTTCTCGCGCGCATCGCCATCCAGATATTCGTAGCCCATGCCCATCGGCGAAGACAGCCCGTCACGGGTGCGGAACTTGCCGCTGGCCTTGTCCACTGCAGTCACGGTGAAGGGCAGCCACAGCCGGTGCACATCCTGATCGATATATGAGCCATCGCTGCTGGCGAAGTACTTTTGCTCGTTGATCGCAAACATGCGTGACGCCACGAAGGTGGCGCCGGCGTTGAGTGCGGCAGCGTTGACGTCCATCAGCAGGGCCACTTTGTCCTGCAGCGGCACTTCCATCGCATTCTTCTTGATCGGCGTGCGCCAGCGCACCTGTCCGGCCGCCGTCACCGGCGCCAGCTGCACCGGCGTGCCGCCCAGCCGTGCATTCGCCTTGGCGATCGCGACCGCTTGCCGCGTGGCGGTCGCGACGCCATCGCTGGTCAAGGTATTGGTTGCCGCAAACCCCCACGCACCATCGGCCAGCACGCGCACGCCCACGCCACTGGATTCGGCGTTGACCACGTTCTCCACCTGCGCCTCGCGGGTGATCACGAACTGGCGCAGATACCGGCCCACACGCACATCGCAATAGCTCGCACCCGCCGCCTTGGCGGTGGTCAGCGCGGTATCGGACAAGCGTCGGCTGCGCGCTGCATCGTTGGGCGTGAGCAACTGTTCGGCAGCGATCAAGCGCGTGTTCGGCAACAGCAACCCGGCGGCCCCGATACCGGACAGGGTGAGGAAGGTACGACGGTCCACGGCGGTTCTCCATTGAAGGCGCGCGACACGACCCCCGCCGTGCCCGCCCCCGAGACTGGCCGGTGCGGGCGTTGGTGGTCAAGGGGGCAGTGCTGGAATGGTGTCTGGCAGCTCTAACTTCAGCGCCGCCATGTCCGCCGCGCAGCCGACCGTCTTGGACCGTGACAAGGCGATCTCGGGAGCTTGTGGCCAACCCCCACAACGACGAGACGTCGAATCTGTGGATGGTGGCATCAGCAGTGGGTGCCAGCCGAAAGACAATGCCGCTTGGCGGCAGTGGAGGCCGCTAGAACCGCGCGAAGTCCGCTGGTGCGCAACACGTTGTAAGTCGCTGATATGCAGCAGATTGGATTGGGACGTTTGCTGGACTATCTACACGTTCCTGCCGCGATAACGCTCCCTCAGCGGAAATCGGATACACCGGCACCATCAGCATGGCGGTGCCCGGGGGCGGTGCGCGCATGTGAGACTTGGTAGCCGTTACCGAAGAGACCGAAAGGTTGTACGCAGATGGTCGATAAAGGCTAGCGGGTTCTCCATTGCTGCAAAATGTCCACCTCGCTCCGCTTCTCCGAAAAAGCGGAGATCCTCGAAGCGTCGTTGTGCCCAACGCTTGGAGACGCGCACCTGCTCCCCAGGAAACATGCTGATGCCGGTTGGCGTCGGCATTGGATGCGAAGGCATCTGCGCCCTGGCTTCCTGCGCGGCGTCCCAATACAGCCGTACAGAGCTGGGTCCTGCGTTCGGGAGCCAATACAGCATGATGTCATCGATGAGGTGGTCCAACGCGAACACGGTCTCCGGATCGAAATCGCTCTGCGAGACGTCCTGGAAGAGTGCATAGATCCATGCAGCCAGGCCCACCGGAGAGTCCGCCAAGCTGAAGCCTACCGACTGCGGCCGGGTGCTTTGCAGCTTCATATAGCCGGAAAATTCGTTGTAGTAGCGTTGGGCGTCGTCCAACATCTTCTGCTCGGCCGGTGTGGCCTCAGCGATCTCCTGCTGGCTAGGCTCGAACATCACCATGTTCAGATGGATACCCACCAGGCCGGGTGGCTGCATGAATCCAAGCGCGGTGGTGATCGCGCTGCCCCAATCGCCGCCCTGTGCAGCCCACCGCTCGCCATACCCCAAGCGGCGCATCAGTTCGACCCATGCCGCAGCCGTGCGCCCGACTCCCCAGCCACTGGCGGTTGGTTTTGCAGAGAACCCAAAGCCAGGCAAGGATGGAATGATGAGATGAAAGGCGTCCGACGCCTGCCCGCCATGGGCGACCGGGTCACTCAAGGGGCCGATCACCTCGCGGAATTCGAGCACCGATCCGGGCCACCCGTGGGTCAGCAGCAACGGAAGCGCATCCGGCTCCGGCGAGCGCACATGCAGGAACTGGATCTCTAGCCCATCAATCGTCGTACGACTGCTGTTCCAGCCGTTCAATAACTGTTCTGTCGCACGCCAGTTGTAACCAGATTGCCAGCGGTCCACCAGGCGCCGGATGCGCGCGTTCTGCGGGCCCTGGCTGTGGTCCTCCACGGTTTCCCTGCTTGGCCAACGCGTTTGCCTAAGCCGGCGTGCGAGGTCATCCAGCTCCGCTTGTGCGACCTGGATGTGGAACGGTGCAATGCCATCGCGCATCTCAAGACTCCCGTACATAGGTGTTGGCCAGTGTCTGGCGTGCTGTCTGCCAGGAGCGCGCACCGTAGCGATCGTTATCCAGCGGGACCAGTTTGCCGCGCCCGCTCATCATGTCGCGCAGATACTGCATGCCCTGCCAGGGAGGGAAGGGATCATCGCTTGCGGGCGTGAGTGCACGCACCGCACCGATGATTGCCCACATCGTCCCGAGCCCGCCGGGCCTGAGCGTGCGATAGCGCTGCCCGGTCAGTTGGGTGAGCAGTTGCGCGATGTCGTTCGGCGAAATGCTGTTGCCGGCAATGCGCAGGTCTCGCGGGGCCGTGGAATCCAGTGCGGCGGCCGCCGTGTAACTGGCCACGTCATCTTTGGCGGTGAAATCGAGTTGCTGGTTTGCGTCGCCAAAGTGCATGACACGCCGGCCCGGGACCACGAGGCGCGCACTGCCCTCAAGGAGTTCGAGAAAACCGCCGCACAACACCGAGGTCGCCGCGATCGGCGCGGCATCCAGTTGGTCTCTGAACCGGCGGCGGAGATCCAGGTTTCGATTGTCGCCCGGTTGTGTCTTCGTGTAGTCCAGAGAGAAATCAGACGGGATGAGGCGAGGCACGCCTGCGCTGACCGCGGCCTGCAACAGCTTTCCCTGTTGACCCAGGATGACGTTTTCCAGGCCGTTAAGCGCGGAAACAACGCATGCCGCATGCTTGAACGCGTCGCGCAATGCGTGGGCGTCTTCCATCTCGACGTATTGAACCTTGATGTCGCTACGTTGCAACGCCGCAACACGGTCCTTCCCCGCACCTTGCCGAACAAGGGCAACCACAGCGGCCCCCTGTGCTTTCAGGGCAAAGGCGATCCGGTAACCGAGGTCGCCGGTGGCGCCTGCCACAACGACCTGTGATCTCACATCTGTAGTCACACCTAGCCTCTCGCTTGGGTCTTTTGCGCCAACAACGGCAACCGGAGCCGCAACAGAAGAAGCCACCCTTCTGTCACTCGCACCTTCGTTATTCGCACGTTTAGTAGCCATGCAGCGAATAACTGAACGATAACGTTCAGTTGATGGGAATGCAAGCGACGTGTAACTTTTCGTCGATGAAAGCGGTCAAGCAAAAATCAAAGGGCGGACGGCCGCCACTCGATAAGGCGGGTGATGTCGACCGGCGCTTACTCGATGCAGCACTGACACTTTTCCTTGAGCGCGGATTCGAGGACACCTCGTGTGAGGACATCGCGCGACTGGCAGGCGCGGGCAAGGCAAGCCTGTACGCGCGCTATGCCAATAAAGACGCCATTTTTGAGGCCGTGGTGCGTCGCGATGTCGACACCCAGCCATTGCCTGACGCGACCAGCGTCGCCGCCATGGATCTGGAGGGGCGCCTAAGACACGCAGGGCAGGGGATGCTTGCCCACGCACTGCAGCCGCAGACGGTGGCGATGATGCGTTTGGTCGTCGGCACCTCCACCCGGGCGCCAGCGCTTGCCGCTGAAGTCAACCGTATCGGCTGGGAAGGCGGGCTTCGGCGCGTGCAGATGACGATTCTCGATGGCCCAGATCAACCGGCCGATCCGTTCGCCTTGGCAAGCCACTTCGTCGATCTGGTCTTTGCCCCGCATCAGCTACGAGCGCTGCTGGGCGAGCATCCAGACAGCCTGATCGCCACTGCATCGGAGCGTGTGGAGTGGGCGCTTGCACTTCTCAAGGATGCTGGCCAGCTCGATACCGCGAGTGCTCAGTGACACCCTGAAATCCGGAGGAAACTCTGACCGGACCAGCAGGGCTACGCGACATTCCCCACGCGTGTTGAGCGGCTACCAGGCAACTGACATTCGCCGACGTCGAGAATCTGCGCGAGCGCGGGCAGGCCCATCGTGAGCTTTGCAAAACCGCTGTTTCATCATCTGCTACGCAATCTGCCGTTGGCATACAGCAAGACACCCGCACGAGGCGGGTGTCTTGTATGGATCGATGCTGCGTGTAGCCTGAGCCGAAACCTCAGCCCTGGGCCTTATCCGCATCCAGGTGATAACGCGTGGCCTGCGCCACTTCATTCTTCGAACCCAGAAACACCGGCACGCGCTGATGCAGCTGCGTCGGCTGGATGTCCAGGATGCGTTCGCGCCCGGTGGTGGCTGCGCCGCCAGCTTGCTCGACCAGCATGCTCATCGGGTTGGCTTCGTACATCAGGCGCAGCTTGCCTGGCTTGGACGCGTCCTTCTTGTCCCAGGGGTAGATGAAGATGCCGCCGCGGGTCAGGATGCGGTGCACATCGGCCACCATGCTGGCGATCCAGCGCATGTTGAAGTCCTTGCCGCGCGTGCCGTCCTTGCCGGCCAGTAGGTCGCCCACGTAGGCCTGCATCGCCGGCTCCCAGTGGCGTTGGTTGGACATGTTGATGGCGTATTCGGCGGTGTCTTCGGGCACGCGCATATTGGCCTGGGTCAGCAGGAAGCTGCCTTCCTCGCGCTCCAGCGTAAAGGCGTGGGTGCCGTGGCCGAGCGTGAGCACCAGCATGGTGCTGGGGCCGTAGATGCAGTAGCCGGCGGCCACCTGTTGCGTGCCCGGCTGCAGGAAGTGTTCGTCGCCGGGCTTTTCGGTGCCCTTGGGGGCGCGCAGCACCGAGAAGATGGTGCCGACCGAGACATTGACGTCGATGTTGGAGCTGCCATCGAGCGGATCGAACAACAGCAGGAAATCGCCACTGGGGTATTGGTCCGGCACCGGCTGGCTGTGGTCCATTTCTTCGGAGGCGCATGCGGCCAGGTGGCCGCCCCAGGCGTTGGCTTCGAGCAGGATGTCGTTGCTCAGCACGTCCAGCTTCTTCTGCGCTTCGCCCTGCACGTTGCCGGTGCCGGCATCGCCAAGCACGCCGCCCAGCGCGCCCTTGCTCACGGCGATGGAGATGCGCTTGCAGGCGCGCGAGACGATGGTGATCAGCTGGCGCAATTCCGCATCGATACGGCCGGCGTGTTGTTCTTCGATCAGGAAGCGGGTCAGCGAGGGACGCGACATGGGGGCGGGCAGCCTGTGTAGGAAGTGGGCCGCCATTGTCGCCATTGCGCCGTTAGATTTCGATCACTTGCTGCGCGTTTTGCAGCGTGCTGGATTGACGATGCGCAAATTGAGGGCAGGTGTCGGGCGTGCGTGCCCCCATCCGCCTTTCTGGCACCTTCCTCCACAGGCGAGGGAAGGAAGCAGGCAGTGCGCGTAGGACAAAAAAACCGGGAGGCTCGCGCGCTCCCGGCTCTTGCATTGCGCAGGTCGGCCGATGCAGTCACTGCATCGGTGGCCGCTTACATCCGGCTGACGGTCGCCACGGCCTGGGCCACGTAGTCCAGGTTGCGCTGGCTCAGTGCGGCCACGCAGATGCGGCCGGTGCCTACGGCGTAGATCGCGAACTCATCGCGCAGGCGGTCCACCTGCGATCGGGTCAGGCCCGAGTACGAGAACATGCCGGCCTGACGCTGGATGAAGGCGAACTCCGGCGCGCCCAATGTGGCGAGCTTTTCGACCAGGCCGGCGCGTAGCGCGTGGATGCGCTCGCGCATTTCGGTGAGCTCCTGCTCCCACACATCGCGCAGTTCCGGGCTGGTCAGCACGCCTGCCACCAATGCTGCGCCATGCGTGGACGGGCTGGAGTAGATCGTGCGGATGATGCGCTTGACCTGCGACTGCACCGCCTTGGCTTCGGCCGCGGTGGCCGACACCACCGACAACGCGCCCACGCGCTCGCCATACAGCGAGAACGACTTGGAATACGAGCTGGCCACCACGTAGCTGTCGATGCCTTCGGCAGCGAGCAGGCGCACCGCGTAGGCATCGGCCTCGATGCCCTTGTCGAAGCCCTGGTAGGCGATATCGACGAACGGGAACAGGTTGCGCTCTTTCAGCAAGCCGGCGACCTGCTTCCACTGGTCCTTGGTCAGGTCTGCGCCGGTGGGGTTATGGCAGCAGGCGTGCAGCAGTACCACCGTGCCCGGTTCGAGTTTTGCCAGGTCGGCAAGCATGCCGTCGAAATTCAGGCCGTGGGTCGCTGCGTCGAAATAGGTGTAGTCCACCACCTCGAAGCCAGCCGCGCCGAACACCGCGCGGTGGTTTTCCCAGCTCGGGTTGCTGATGGCGATGGTGGAGGTGGGCAGCAGCTTCTTGAGCAGGTCTGCGCCTACGCGCAGCGCACCGCTGCCGCCAACAGTCTGCGAGGTCGCCACGCGCCCGGAGGCCAGCAGTGCCGATTCGGCACCGAACAACAACTCCTGGGTGGCCTTGTCGTAGGCGGCCAGGCCGTCAATGGGCAGGTAGCCGCGCGGTTTGGCCTCCTGCGCGAGCTGCTGCTCGATCTTGTGCACGGCGCGCAACAGCGGGATGCGCCCGTTTTCGTCGTAATAGATGCCCACGCCCAGATTGACCTTGTTGGGGCGGCTATCGGCGTTGTAGGCCTCGGTCAGGCCCAGGATGGGGTCGCCTGGAACCTGTTCTACGTTTGCAAAGAAGGACACGGCATGACTCGCTGAAGGACGAAAGAGTGGGGTACTTCCGGATCGTTGGCCGCTGCTGGGCCAAACCACCTCATCGTAGCAGCCCATGGCGGGCGTAGCATGCTTCGTTCCGTACGCAACGATACGGCCACAGGACGGATGAGGGACACTATGCAGATGCCCAGACCCACCCTATTGGCCGCCGCGTGCGGCCTGCTCGTCGCGAGCGCCGTCGCGCCCGCCCTGGCCGCCGAGCCGGCACCCGCGCCCCAGACACT comes from Xanthomonas vesicatoria ATCC 35937 and encodes:
- a CDS encoding class 1 fructose-bisphosphatase, which gives rise to MSRPSLTRFLIEEQHAGRIDAELRQLITIVSRACKRISIAVSKGALGGVLGDAGTGNVQGEAQKKLDVLSNDILLEANAWGGHLAACASEEMDHSQPVPDQYPSGDFLLLFDPLDGSSNIDVNVSVGTIFSVLRAPKGTEKPGDEHFLQPGTQQVAAGYCIYGPSTMLVLTLGHGTHAFTLEREEGSFLLTQANMRVPEDTAEYAINMSNQRHWEPAMQAYVGDLLAGKDGTRGKDFNMRWIASMVADVHRILTRGGIFIYPWDKKDASKPGKLRLMYEANPMSMLVEQAGGAATTGRERILDIQPTQLHQRVPVFLGSKNEVAQATRYHLDADKAQG
- a CDS encoding NmrA family NAD(P)-binding protein: MTTDVRSQVVVAGATGDLGYRIAFALKAQGAAVVALVRQGAGKDRVAALQRSDIKVQYVEMEDAHALRDAFKHAACVVSALNGLENVILGQQGKLLQAAVSAGVPRLIPSDFSLDYTKTQPGDNRNLDLRRRFRDQLDAAPIAATSVLCGGFLELLEGSARLVVPGRRVMHFGDANQQLDFTAKDDVASYTAAAALDSTAPRDLRIAGNSISPNDIAQLLTQLTGQRYRTLRPGGLGTMWAIIGAVRALTPASDDPFPPWQGMQYLRDMMSGRGKLVPLDNDRYGARSWQTARQTLANTYVRES
- a CDS encoding aromatic amino acid transaminase — translated: MSFFANVEQVPGDPILGLTEAYNADSRPNKVNLGVGIYYDENGRIPLLRAVHKIEQQLAQEAKPRGYLPIDGLAAYDKATQELLFGAESALLASGRVATSQTVGGSGALRVGADLLKKLLPTSTIAISNPSWENHRAVFGAAGFEVVDYTYFDAATHGLNFDGMLADLAKLEPGTVVLLHACCHNPTGADLTKDQWKQVAGLLKERNLFPFVDIAYQGFDKGIEADAYAVRLLAAEGIDSYVVASSYSKSFSLYGERVGALSVVSATAAEAKAVQSQVKRIIRTIYSSPSTHGAALVAGVLTSPELRDVWEQELTEMRERIHALRAGLVEKLATLGAPEFAFIQRQAGMFSYSGLTRSQVDRLRDEFAIYAVGTGRICVAALSQRNLDYVAQAVATVSRM
- a CDS encoding TetR/AcrR family transcriptional regulator, which gives rise to MKAVKQKSKGGRPPLDKAGDVDRRLLDAALTLFLERGFEDTSCEDIARLAGAGKASLYARYANKDAIFEAVVRRDVDTQPLPDATSVAAMDLEGRLRHAGQGMLAHALQPQTVAMMRLVVGTSTRAPALAAEVNRIGWEGGLRRVQMTILDGPDQPADPFALASHFVDLVFAPHQLRALLGEHPDSLIATASERVEWALALLKDAGQLDTASAQ
- a CDS encoding TldD/PmbA family protein; this encodes MDRRTFLTLSGIGAAGLLLPNTRLIAAEQLLTPNDAARSRRLSDTALTTAKAAGASYCDVRVGRYLRQFVITREAQVENVVNAESSGVGVRVLADGAWGFAATNTLTSDGVATATRQAVAIAKANARLGGTPVQLAPVTAAGQVRWRTPIKKNAMEVPLQDKVALLMDVNAAALNAGATFVASRMFAINEQKYFASSDGSYIDQDVHRLWLPFTVTAVDKASGKFRTRDGLSSPMGMGYEYLDGDAREKHALPGGLVGYGKSYDAREDAIAAAKQARAKLTAPSVKAGKYDLVIDPSNLFLTIHESVGHPLELDRVLGYEANYAGTSFATLDKRDAKFRWGSDAVTFVADKTQPGSLGAVGYDDEGVKTKQWDLVKDGILVDYQCTRDQAHLLGKTASDGCSYADSWSNVQFQRMPNVSLAAGKTPLAVADMVKNVERGLYIHGRGSYSIDQQRYNAQFGGQLFYEIENGQVTRLVEDGAYQIRTPEFWNACSAVCDARDFRLGGSFFDGKGQPSQVSAVSHGSSTARFDGINVINTARSLG
- a CDS encoding epoxide hydrolase family protein → MRDGIAPFHIQVAQAELDDLARRLRQTRWPSRETVEDHSQGPQNARIRRLVDRWQSGYNWRATEQLLNGWNSSRTTIDGLEIQFLHVRSPEPDALPLLLTHGWPGSVLEFREVIGPLSDPVAHGGQASDAFHLIIPSLPGFGFSAKPTASGWGVGRTAAAWVELMRRLGYGERWAAQGGDWGSAITTALGFMQPPGLVGIHLNMVMFEPSQQEIAEATPAEQKMLDDAQRYYNEFSGYMKLQSTRPQSVGFSLADSPVGLAAWIYALFQDVSQSDFDPETVFALDHLIDDIMLYWLPNAGPSSVRLYWDAAQEARAQMPSHPMPTPTGISMFPGEQVRVSKRWAQRRFEDLRFFGEAERGGHFAAMENPLAFIDHLRTTFRSLR